Within the Arthrobacter sp. V1I7 genome, the region CGGCCATGTCATCCGCGAAGGCGCGGGCGGCGTCGACGATTTCATCCAGCTGCAGGTGTAGATCCCGGAAGTTCGTTCCCACGATGTTCCAGTGCGCCTGCTTGCCCTGGACGTGCAGTTCGATCAGGTCCACGAGCACTGCCTGACAGTTGGCTGTGAGGGTAGGTGAAGCCTTCATGCGTCCTCCTGAGTAGGTCCGATACCGTTAGGTCCGATAGCTCCGACGCTACCCCAGAGCGATACCGACGGCGACCGGCGTACTGGAATTTCTCGGTCAGCTTACTAAGTCGGCTTACTACCCCGGTTGCGGACGGAGACTAGACCGCCTCGTTGAGCATGGGTCCCGCGGGGAAGATGGCGCGGGTAATGCCGCCGGTGGTGGCCTCGGCCAGCTGGGACAGGTAATCATTGCGGCGCCGCGGGGTGATCCGAGACTGCGGTTCGAAGCCCTGCCCGGGATCGTCCGCGTAGTGTGCCGTGAGTCCGTCGCGCATCAGGCGGATGGCTTCGGAGCGCTGCTGGGACACTGCCGCGTGGGTGGAGCCGAGTTCCGCAGCCAGTTCCTTCACGGTCCTGTCGCCGAAGTAGATCTCCTCCACGACGTAGCGCATCCGTTCCGGCAGAGACTTCACGGCCGCGCGGAGGTATTGCAGCCGTTCGTCCGCGAGTACGGAGTGTTCGGGGGACAGGGTCTCCGCTGCCAGTGTGTCGACGACCGCTTCATCAAGGGGGGTCAGGGTGCGGGACGCGTCGGCCAGGGCGGCCTCTACGACGCTCTGCTGCACGCCGAGGGCCGAGGCGATCTCGTCAACGGTGGGGGTGCGTCCGAGCGCGGCCGCCAGGGTCTCCTGCACGGACATGGTTTCCTTGATCCGGCGCCGCGCCGAGCGGGTGGCCCAGTCGCTCGCCCGCATCTCATCCGCGAAAGCGCCCAGGATACGACGGCGGGCAAAGGCTCCGAAAGGCACGCCAAGGTCCGGGTCAAAGGAATCGGCTGAAGTAATCAGGGCGACGGCACCCGCTGACGCCAGGTCGTCACGCGAAAGGTGCGACGCTTTCGAACACAAATCTGAAACGAGGTAGCCCACCAGCGGAAGGTGCTGTGTGACCATCTCGTTGCGTTCCGCGCGATTCACTAGTTTGTCCCCCCATGAGACCGGATCCGGAGCTTAAAAACACCGAGAGCCGCACCCGCAAACGGTCCCTCACTCCCCCAAGGGAGGCGGTGTTCGATACGCGGGCGCAGCACCCATGGAGGAAACTTATCACCATAACTACAATGTCCGTGTACCCTCAGGAAAAAGCTTGGCAGAAACTGCGGGAACACGGTTTCGGCGGGGCCGCAACAAGAGGGGGCGCATGGGTGCAGGTGATCTTTCGGCGGCTCTCTGGCAGGAGCGCCGCGAGCTGGAACTGCTCTTGTTCAAGCTTGAGACACAACGATTGCACATCAAGGCCGGAAACCTTCAGTGGCTCAGTTTTACCGCTTCCGAAGTGGAGAATGTCCTGGACCGCCTGCGCTTTGAAGCCCTGGCCCGGAGCGTCGAGTCAGCGGCCGTGGCGGCGGAATGGGGACTGCCTGCCCAGGCCACGTTGGTCGAACTGATCGCGGGTGCACCGGCCGGTTCCTGGGTGGAAATCCTGCGGGAGCATCTGGCCGGCCTCCGGGACTTGCTCGGCCAACTCGGCGAGGCCGCGCGCGCCGGCGAACAGCTCCTGCGGAACCTGAATCTGCCGGCATCTTCCGGCGCTTCCCCGGGCGGGGCGGCCGGAACGGGACCAGGCACCGGACCCGGCACCGACACAGCGCAGATCCTCGAGCAGCTCACCACGGCGGCCAACATCGAGCGGGCCCTGATCATTCTGCAACGGACTCCTCAGCCCCTGCTGGCCCAGTACCTCGACGGCGAGCAGGGCCAGTAACCGAAACCGGACGGTCCAACGGCCACGCGTGCGCCCACGCGCCTCGCCGGAAACCCCGCGGGGCAAAACCGGGGACGCCTCGGCATCACGGGGAACCGGTCAGTCGGAGCTTCCGGCGGGGGCAGGGGGCAGGAGTCCTCGCAGGGCGTCCTCGGCGTCCGGGCCGGCCCCGGCGCCGGCTTCTGCCGCGGCAAGGTTTGCGGCGGCAATGGCCTCGATGACTTCCTTGCGCTGGATCGGAACGCCCCGGGGTGCCTCGATGCCAATCCGGACACCGTCGCCGCGGCCTTCCAGAACCGTGATGACGATGCCGTCGCCGATCATGATCTGTTCGCCCGGCTTGCGTGTGAGTACCAGCATCCTCTCAATCTACCCTTCGCAGGGGGTCGCTGAGGACGAATCCACGCCAGCGGATCAGCGGTGATACGCGCAACTTATCTCCCCACGGCCGCAGCGTCGTCGTAGTCGGCCCAGCCCACGGGCAGCCCGAGCCCACGCACGGTTTCAGGCGTGGCGGTTCCTTCCGCTCCGACGACGGCGACGGCAGTGACGTTGAGCTGCGAGGCGAGAACCTTGACCCAGCGCGCGGTGTCCTCATGCTTGCGCCCGGCGTCCACCACAACCCAGAGCTGGTCGGCGGAGATCGCGGCGACAGACTGCAGCCGCGCGACGGTGTCACGGGCTTTTCCCAGCCCGAAGGCAACAAGCACAGTCTGGTCCGTCAGCACCGCGTGGGCCCGGGCCGCCGTCGCGCTTTGACGACCGTCCACGTGCAGATGACCATAGGCGGACAACGTCCCGGCCGTGCGCACGTCCGCGCCGCCGGCCGCCATGGACATGGCCAGGGCCGCGTCGAGCGCGTCCTCCCCGAGGCCGACGAGAATCACAAGGTCGCCGGCCCCGGATAACAGGACCGGAACGGTTTCGCGTGGCTGCGCCGGCGCGGGCGGGCGTTCATCAACCGCCGGATACGCCGGAATCGGCGTGACCGGCACGCCCGGCACGTCCGCGCTGCCGGTGGCTGTGGCGGCGGCGGGGGCGGAGGTTCCCGTCGAGCTGCCGGTGGCGGTGGCGGCGGCGGCCGCTCTGCCGGTGGGGGCGGGGGCTCTGGCGGGGACGACGGCGGCGGTGGCGGGTTCCCGCAGCCCGGCGCCGAGCTGTTCGAGCAGTTGGGCAAAGTCCGGCGACTCCGTTGACACACCGGCACTCCCGGGGCGGTGCAGGTTGAGCTCGGCCGCGTCGGCCTCTTCGAGCAGCGCCGCGATGGCGGAACCCTGCAGCTGGTGGGAGGGGACGGCAGCCGCGGCCCGGACACGAGCCAGGACGGGGCGGGACGGGACCGCGGGCGGGACCGCGCGGGAAGCGGCGGAGGCGATGCGGGAAGCCGTCGCCGGCGCGCCGGTTCCGGAGCCTTTTTCGGCGACGGGCGGCCCAAGGGCATCCGCGTCGGGCGGGACATCCGCGTCCGGCCGGGCGTCCGCGTCGGGCCGGACATCCGCGTCCGGCCGTACATCCGCGTCTGGCCGGGCGTCCGCGTCGGTGAGGATGTCAGGGTCGGGCACCACTTCGCCCGTGACCACGTCATGACTGGGCAGCACTTCGACGATCGCCTCGTAGCGGTCGCCGGCGAAGAGGCCCGCGATCCCGGGGCTGATGACGCGTTCCGCGGAGACGATCCGGGCCGCGGGGCCGTGCTGCTGTTCCGCCTTGCGGCGGATTTCCTCGAGCGAGGCTCCCTTAAGCCGATAGCGGTTCGGCATGGCGTACCACTCCTACTGTTTCGATCCGGACGTTGGCTGAAGTGACTTCGCGGTAGGACAGCACCGGCACGGAGCCGGGCTGGCTCCCCACGAGGCGGCGGATCGCCGGGCGGAGCGCCGGCGCGCAGACCAGCACGGCCTGGCGGTTGGCAGCGGCAGCGGAGTCGACGGCGGACGCAACCGAGCGCAGCACGGCGTCGAGCCGGTCCTGGCCCATCACGATCTGGCTGCCGCCCTCGGCCGGCCGCATGTCCTCGAGCATGGACTGCTCCAGGAGCGGGTCGATCATGATCACGTTGAGCACGGGGCCGTCCATGAACTTGGCCGTCAGCGCGGGGCCCAGGGCCTGGCGGGCTGATTCCACCAGGGATTCGGGATCGGTGGAGATCTTGGCGCGCAGGGTGAGCGCCTCGTAGATCCGGGCCAGATCGTTGATCGGCACCTGCTCATCCAGCAGGCCCTGAAGCACGCGCTGGAGTTCAGCCAGGGAGAGCAGCGACGGGGTGAGCTCGTCGACGGCGGAGGGGCTCTGCTTGCGCACGCCCTCGGTGAGCACCCGGACGTCCTCGCGGGACAACAGGCGGGAGGCGTTGGCTGTCACGATCGAGGACAGATGCGTGACCAGGACGGAGACACGGTCGATCACGGTGGCACCGGTCATCTCCGCATTGTGGCGCATTTCCGCCGGAATCCATTTGCCGGCGAGGCCGAACACCGGCTCGATCATCGCGGCGCCGGGAAGTGAATCGAGGTTGTCGCCCAGGGCCAGCATCTGGCCGGAGGGGGCAGTGCCGCGGCCGGCCTCCACCCCGGCGATCCGGATGGCATAGCTGGCCAGCGGCAGGTCCACGCTGTCCCGGGTGCGGACCGGCGGGATGACAAGCCCCAGCTCCATGGCGATCTTGTGCCGCAGGGACCGGACGCGGGCCAGCAGATCGTCCGAGGCGCCGGAGACCATGTCCACGAGGTCGGGGGCGAGCAGGATTTCCACCGGATGGATGCGCATGTCCTCGAGCAGTTTTTCGTTCGGGTCCAGCTCCGGAAAGCTCAGCGCCGTCGCCTCGGCTTCGGCGGACTTCTCGTCCTGCCGTTGCTTGGCGGCGACCCGGCGGGACGCGAAGAGCAGCCCGGCACCGACCAGGATGAACGGCAGGGGCGGCATGCCGGGGATCAGGGCCATGGCGATCGCGGCGAAGCCGGCAATCATCAGTGCGCTGGGCGACTGCATCAGCTGCGTGGACGCCGTGCTGCCCATGTCCGATTCGGCGTTTGACCGGGTCACGATCATGCCGGTGGCGACGGCCATCAGCAGGGCCGGGATCTGGGTGACCAGCCCGTCCCCCATCGTGAGGAGGCCATAGGTGTTCAGGGCGTCACCGATCTCCATGCCGCGCTGCAGCAGGCCGATGGCAATGCCGCCGACAAAGTTGATGATGATGATGATGAGGCCGGCAATTGCGTCGCCCTTGACGAATTTGGACGCGCCGTCCATGGCGCCGTAGAAGTCGGCCTCCGCCGAGACCTCGGCCCGCCGCTCCCGGGCCTGCGTGTCCGTGATCAGCCCCGCGTTGAGGTCGGCGTCGATCGCCATCTGCTTGCCGGGCATGGCGTCGAGGGTGAAGCGGGCGCCGACTTCCGCGACGCGCTCGGCGCCCTTGGTGACGACCACGAACTGGATGACCACGAGGATCAGGAACACGACCGCACCGATGATCAAGGATCCGCCAACGGTGACATGGCCAAAGGCTTCGATCACCTGCCCGGCGTACCCCTCCCCCAGCACCAGCCGGGTGGAGGCCACGTTGAGACCCAGCCGGAACAGCGTGGCGACGAGCAGCAACGAGGGGAACACGGAGAAGTCCAGCGGCTTCTTCACGAACATGCTGGTCAACAGGACGAGGAGCGCCAGCAGGATGTTGCAGATAATGAGGAAGTCCAGCAGCGGCGCGGGCAACGGAACGACCAGCAGCATCACAATGCCCACAATGCCGACGGGCACACTCAGTCGGGCGAGCCTGTTGTTCATGGTGCGGTCCTTTCACAGACGCTGGTTCGAAAACTGTTCAGCCCGCGCTTCATACCGGGCTCCCTACGGCGGCGGGTGCGCTCATCCGGTGCATTCCCGAGGCGGCGCCGCGAGCCTTGAGCGCCATGACGAAGGCGAGGACCCCGGCCACGGCGCGGTAGAAGTCCACCGGGATCTCGTGGCCGAGCTCGCAGGCCTCGTGGAGTGCCCGCGCCAGCGGGATGTCCTGGACCATCGGCACGTTTTTCGCCTCGGCCTCTTCCCTGATCCTGGCCGCCACGTGGCCTGCACCCTTGGCCACCACGCGCGGCGCGGACTTTCCCGGTTCGTACTTGAGGGCCACCGCCACGTGCGTTGGGTTGACCAGCACGACGTCGGAGTCCCCGATCGCGGCAATCATGCGGTTCCGGCTCATCGCCATCTGCCGTGCCCGGCGCTGGGACCGGATGAGCGGATCGCCTTCGCTGTTCTTGTTCTCGTCCTGGACTTCCTTCTTGGACATCCGGGTCTTCTTCCGGTTGCGCCGCATCACCACAAAGAAGTCCGCGGCGGCCAGCACGATTCCTGCGGCCACGGCGAACTGGACCAGGGCGGAGACCCCGCCGGCTGCCGCCTGCACCACGCCCGCCACCGGCAGCCCCCCGGCTGTCAGCAGGACGGGGATGAGTCCCTGCACGACGCTGTACAACACGAGGCCCACCACGGTGGCCTTCAACAGGGCCTTCACCCCGCCCCAGACTGCCTGGGCACCGAAGCTCCGCTTCAGCCCGCTCAGCAGGTTGAAGTGTTCGAAGTCGAATTTGAACTTCTTGAAGTGCACTCCGCCCTGCACCGCGGAACCGGCAAGGACCACAATAAATACGACGATCAGCATGGGCCCGACGATCCCGGCGATGGCGGCGAGTCCGTCCTCCAGCGCCTTGATGGCCTTGCCCGGGTCCGGTTCGGCGATAATGCCCCGGATACTGAAGAGCTGGTCCGTGGCGGCGTTGGAAGCACGCTCAACCGTGGACGGGATCATGATAGCGGCCGCGCCCACGCCCACCCATGCGGTGAGGTCCTGGGACCTGGAAAGCTGGCCCTTGGACCGGACCTCCTTCATCCGTTTGTCGGTGGCCTCCTCGGTTTTTTCCTGGGAATCAGCCATCAGCCCACCCCCAGCACTGTCTTCGCGGCCTGGCCGGCGAGGCTGGAGACGATTCTCGGCAGGGCCAGGAACATGAAGCCGGCCAGCGCCAGCGTCATGAGGATTTTCAGCGGGAACCCCAGGGAGAATGCATTAAGCGCCGGTGCCACGCGGGTCAGCAGGCCGAGCCCGACGTCGGCGAGGAACAGCACCACGATCAGCGGTCCGGCGATCTGGACGGCGGCGAGGAACATGCCGGTGACCGC harbors:
- a CDS encoding flagellar biosynthesis protein FlhB; this translates as MADSQEKTEEATDKRMKEVRSKGQLSRSQDLTAWVGVGAAAIMIPSTVERASNAATDQLFSIRGIIAEPDPGKAIKALEDGLAAIAGIVGPMLIVVFIVVLAGSAVQGGVHFKKFKFDFEHFNLLSGLKRSFGAQAVWGGVKALLKATVVGLVLYSVVQGLIPVLLTAGGLPVAGVVQAAAGGVSALVQFAVAAGIVLAAADFFVVMRRNRKKTRMSKKEVQDENKNSEGDPLIRSQRRARQMAMSRNRMIAAIGDSDVVLVNPTHVAVALKYEPGKSAPRVVAKGAGHVAARIREEAEAKNVPMVQDIPLARALHEACELGHEIPVDFYRAVAGVLAFVMALKARGAASGMHRMSAPAAVGSPV
- a CDS encoding sigma-70 family RNA polymerase sigma factor, with product MNRAERNEMVTQHLPLVGYLVSDLCSKASHLSRDDLASAGAVALITSADSFDPDLGVPFGAFARRRILGAFADEMRASDWATRSARRRIKETMSVQETLAAALGRTPTVDEIASALGVQQSVVEAALADASRTLTPLDEAVVDTLAAETLSPEHSVLADERLQYLRAAVKSLPERMRYVVEEIYFGDRTVKELAAELGSTHAAVSQQRSEAIRLMRDGLTAHYADDPGQGFEPQSRITPRRRNDYLSQLAEATTGGITRAIFPAGPMLNEAV
- a CDS encoding carbon storage regulator — translated: MLVLTRKPGEQIMIGDGIVITVLEGRGDGVRIGIEAPRGVPIQRKEVIEAIAAANLAAAEAGAGAGPDAEDALRGLLPPAPAGSSD
- the flgN gene encoding flagellar export chaperone FlgN, which encodes MGAGDLSAALWQERRELELLLFKLETQRLHIKAGNLQWLSFTASEVENVLDRLRFEALARSVESAAVAAEWGLPAQATLVELIAGAPAGSWVEILREHLAGLRDLLGQLGEAARAGEQLLRNLNLPASSGASPGGAAGTGPGTGPGTDTAQILEQLTTAANIERALIILQRTPQPLLAQYLDGEQGQ
- a CDS encoding flagellar biosynthesis protein FlhA; protein product: MNNRLARLSVPVGIVGIVMLLVVPLPAPLLDFLIICNILLALLVLLTSMFVKKPLDFSVFPSLLLVATLFRLGLNVASTRLVLGEGYAGQVIEAFGHVTVGGSLIIGAVVFLILVVIQFVVVTKGAERVAEVGARFTLDAMPGKQMAIDADLNAGLITDTQARERRAEVSAEADFYGAMDGASKFVKGDAIAGLIIIIINFVGGIAIGLLQRGMEIGDALNTYGLLTMGDGLVTQIPALLMAVATGMIVTRSNAESDMGSTASTQLMQSPSALMIAGFAAIAMALIPGMPPLPFILVGAGLLFASRRVAAKQRQDEKSAEAEATALSFPELDPNEKLLEDMRIHPVEILLAPDLVDMVSGASDDLLARVRSLRHKIAMELGLVIPPVRTRDSVDLPLASYAIRIAGVEAGRGTAPSGQMLALGDNLDSLPGAAMIEPVFGLAGKWIPAEMRHNAEMTGATVIDRVSVLVTHLSSIVTANASRLLSREDVRVLTEGVRKQSPSAVDELTPSLLSLAELQRVLQGLLDEQVPINDLARIYEALTLRAKISTDPESLVESARQALGPALTAKFMDGPVLNVIMIDPLLEQSMLEDMRPAEGGSQIVMGQDRLDAVLRSVASAVDSAAAANRQAVLVCAPALRPAIRRLVGSQPGSVPVLSYREVTSANVRIETVGVVRHAEPLSA